The following DNA comes from Musa acuminata AAA Group cultivar baxijiao chromosome BXJ1-4, Cavendish_Baxijiao_AAA, whole genome shotgun sequence.
TCCATGCAGACGATGATGTTGTTGTTGAAAGAGGTAGGTCTAATTGCTTGTGTGCCTACAAAATTAACTCACTCACATATACCTTTAGCTATTTGTGCTGAGTTCTTATTTTGTGTTTTGGTCTAGAAATCTCTGCTTCATGAACTTGATATCTAGTCTTATGagatctctttcttttttttttttccctttcattGCAATGCCATATGACTGGTCTTCTGTAGGCTTTTACTCACCCGACCAATTGAAATGCCATTCTCTTGATGCATTGCGCAGTACTTGTTGTTTCTTTGCTCGTGCTTAAAGTCATAAAACGTCATGAGAATATTAGCACACAAGCTACatccttttttgttttctttttccattTATTACCTATTCTGTGTGTTCATCAGAAGGTGATGGGGAATGGCGGACCAACTTCACAGAGAGGGAGACATGCATAGTTAAGAAAAGCAGAACAGGTATAAAGTTTCAGGCCTTATAACTTTGGACCACAACCGTGTAGCTATTTTCTTCGTTTCTTCGATTTCTGTTTTTATAATCCTTGGTAATTTTCTTCTTGATCATTAGAACGATTGAACAAAAAGAATTCAGAACGAGTTCGGCGAGGAAGATTTGATGTTGATGTGGATCAAGTTGCAGATGTTGAGGACTATAAGTAATCACATTTTTTGGTCCTTACAATCCTTTGATTTCTAAATTTCTGCAATTGTTCAGTGACCTCCAATATGATCCATAAATTTTTTACTCTTTTGGTTTCTAGAATTTTTGTCTCGACATGGAATGTAGGtgggaaatctccaccaaaaaattTGAATCTTGAAGAATGGATCCATGCTTCACCGCCAGCAGACATTTACGTTCTGGGGTCTGGTTTCTTTACTTTTATCCTACATTTTAAGATTTTTGAGGAACACATAAAAATGCTATAGTGGTCGTACAAAATTAGTGATATTGAAGTAATTCATTTCAACTCATTTACCTTTTTTCTTTCCAGATTTCAAGAGATTGTTCCTCTCAATGCTGGAAATGTTCTTGGCGCAGAAGACAATCTTCCAGCAAAGAAATGGTTGTCACTCATTAGAAAGACACTGAACACTCTTCCGGGCACTTGTAGTTCTGGAAACTACAGTAGACTGTCCCCTCTTCCCGATCCGCTTGTGGAGCTAGATGCTGATTTTGAGGGCTCCTCAACAAGGCAAAAGAATTCATCATTGCTTCACCGACGTTCATTCCATTCCATGAGTCGCAGTTTAAGAATTGATGGTGATATCATGGCAATGCAACCAAGGCTGGATCGCCGGTTCAGTGTTTGTGATCGGACAAGCATTGCAAGCAGACCAAGTAATTTTGATCCCAGTTTTAGATGTGGAGGTTCATCTGATGATGAGAAACTTGGGGGAGAATCTCCTTCGACAGATAATTTTTCACCAATGTCTTATGTCTATGGTGCTCCACAATATTTGGAAGAAAGGGAGAGATCATCCCTCCGCTCTAAGTACTACTCCTTAAGATTTCTTTCATTAATTCCATTTGATTCAGTTCTCAGTGATAAAAATCTTACATATTCTATAGATTCTGAATGGTGCTACTCAATTACAGTTCCAGGTATTGCTTGGTTGCAAGTAAGCAGATGGTTGGCATATTTCTAACAATTTGGGTGAGAAGCGAAATAAGAGGTGATGTGAAGAACTTGAAGGTTTCCTGTGTTGGCAGAGGATTAATGGGTTATCTTGGCAATAAGGTAATCATATTTATCTAATATTACACTGAATCTGCCAAATTAAATCTGAGATAGGAGCTCGTCCAACATACTCAAACTCCAAACAATGGAATGGTATCctatttcaaagttcaaacaatggatttttttcttttctccttcCAGGGTTCAATATCAATCAGCATGTCTTTTCACCGAACAAGCTTCTGTTTCATCTGTAGTCATTTGACCTCGGGACAGAAAGAGGGGGATGAACTACGGAGGAACTCAGATGTGATGGAAATTTTAAGAAAGACTAGGTTTCCTCGGGTGCACAGAGTATGTGATGAGAAGTCTCCTGAAACAATTCTTGATCATGAGTAAGCCTCTTTGTCATGACTTTCTATTTTATCCACTTATGTTTCTCTCAGGTAGACCTGAAAGAGGTAACGTTTGTGAGAAGCATgctctcatttttttctttcttatgtcAGTCGTATCATATGGCTTGGTGATTTAAACTACCGCATCGCTCTTTCCTATCAGTCAGCAAAGGCTTTAGTTGAGATGCACAACTGGAGAGCTTTGTTGGAAAAAGATCAGGTGGTTTACTAATCCTTTTCAGAGTCTGCTATATAAGTAGTATCATTGCTACCAGTGTTTCTTTGTGTTGCTTTAAGTTTTAGCatattaaaatatcattcaaAAGTATGGAAATCTCTTGAAGTACTAAGAATCTAGTGCTTTTTAGATTCCCTCTGAAAAAGGCATAAAGACCTCTTGTGCCCTGGGGAAAGCTATGATTCTTCTATTCCTCTTTATGTATTCTCAAACTGCTAGTCCAAATCTCTCATTGCTTTTTGTTAAAACAGCTTCGAATAGAGCGAAGATGTGGCCGTGTTTTCGAGGGATGGAAAGAAGGAAGGATATTTTTTCCTCCAACCTATAAATATTCAAATAACTCAGATAGATACGCAGGGGATGACACACACCGAAAAGAGAAGCGGCGGACACCTGCATGGTAGAATCTTGCATCATCTCTCCTTAGCATAGGTTTCTCGTAACATGACCTCCCCAAATTGGCCTAGTTTCTTAAAGTTTCTTCTTTACCATTCTTTTATGTCCTCATATTTTTTAAGCCAATTGGGATCTTTCTTTTTGGTCAAAGGTGTGACCGCATTTTATGGTGTGGAAGAGGCCTTACTCAATTGGCTTATCTACATGGAGAGTCTAGATTCTCTGATCACAGACCTGTATACAGCATTTTCACTGCAGAGGTAGAAATTACCAATCACAACCAAATTACGAACATGGGTTGCTCTAGCTCTCGGATTGAGGTGGAAgaactcttgccctactcacatgGTTTCACAGAGTTCAGTTTCTACTGAGGTGGCTGAAGAAAATCAAACAGAATCAAGGTCATATTTCTTTATATTGAGTAGTTACCTATGCATGtcatgttagatttttttttttttttttgccttttctaTGCACTGTTGATCACTTTGCCTGTCATCACTGCAGGTTGTTCTATGTCTATTGCCAATAATTAGCTTCTAAATCTTTTAGTCTCAGCAACTACCAAAGGAAGAGGTGCTTATTCTTTATTTAAGTCATTCCAATACTTCAAGCAACTGCATTCTTTGGAGCTATAAATTTTTTCTGTGAATGGCTTAAAAGAACTCATTCCTTTCTTGAACAAAAAATTAAATTCGATTGTGGCATTTTG
Coding sequences within:
- the LOC135661770 gene encoding type IV inositol polyphosphate 5-phosphatase 7-like — translated: MRDENSIKTKLSWSKTLVRKWFNIKSKPQDFHADDDVVVEREGDGEWRTNFTERETCIVKKSRTERLNKKNSERVRRGRFDVDVDQVADVEDYKIFVSTWNVGGKSPPKNLNLEEWIHASPPADIYVLGFQEIVPLNAGNVLGAEDNLPAKKWLSLIRKTLNTLPGTCSSGNYSRLSPLPDPLVELDADFEGSSTRQKNSSLLHRRSFHSMSRSLRIDGDIMAMQPRLDRRFSVCDRTSIASRPSNFDPSFRCGGSSDDEKLGGESPSTDNFSPMSYVYGAPQYLEERERSSLRSNSRYCLVASKQMVGIFLTIWVRSEIRGDVKNLKVSCVGRGLMGYLGNKGSISISMSFHRTSFCFICSHLTSGQKEGDELRRNSDVMEILRKTRFPRVHRVCDEKSPETILDHDRIIWLGDLNYRIALSYQSAKALVEMHNWRALLEKDQLRIERRCGRVFEGWKEGRIFFPPTYKYSNNSDRYAGDDTHRKEKRRTPAWCDRILWCGRGLTQLAYLHGESRFSDHRPVYSIFTAEVEITNHNQITNMGCSSSRIEVEELLPYSHGFTEFSFY